A part of Coleofasciculus chthonoplastes PCC 7420 genomic DNA contains:
- a CDS encoding DUF5615 family PIN-like protein, translating into MKLLLFDQNLSPRLVTRLTDLYPNSVHVDTLGLGTSSDRDVWEYARLNAFIIVTKDCRF; encoded by the coding sequence GTGAAACTCCTCCTGTTTGATCAAAACCTTTCCCCTCGCCTAGTGACTCGACTAACCGATTTGTATCCCAACTCAGTGCATGTTGATACATTAGGCTTAGGAACATCTTCAGACCGGGATGTTTGGGAATATGCTCGGCTCAACGCCTTCATTATTGTTACCAAAGATTGCCGATTTTAG
- a CDS encoding type I restriction endonuclease — MDFIDQIKSISQQILKLREQIQTEEATKSAFVMPFINALGYNVFNPMEVCPEFTADVPGLKGEKVDYAIIMDEKPIILIECKWCGGSLENPKHNSQLHRYFHTTEAKFSVLTNGIIYRFYTDTEKPNIMDEKSFFEFNMLDFHESNINELKRFSKSSFNSGELEDVARNLLYTKEIKRIMTEQLADPSPEFVKFFASQVYSGRLAASVMERFTDITRRSLKEFINERITERLAAAINTPETSTPSTEGQEVESESSSDEGIVTTEEELEAFHIVKAILREVVDIGRIEYKDTKSYFGVNLDGKATKTICRLRLFPTKKSIAIIDSEGKEAKKVLSSLNEIYGVAGILKDRARYLAQDETTQPEVVEQ, encoded by the coding sequence ATGGACTTTATCGACCAAATTAAATCTATCTCTCAGCAAATCTTAAAGCTAAGAGAGCAAATTCAGACAGAAGAAGCTACCAAAAGCGCTTTCGTTATGCCTTTCATTAATGCTTTAGGGTATAACGTTTTTAACCCAATGGAGGTTTGCCCTGAATTCACGGCTGACGTACCTGGACTAAAAGGGGAAAAGGTAGATTATGCAATCATCATGGATGAAAAGCCCATCATCTTGATTGAATGTAAATGGTGTGGAGGGAGTCTAGAGAACCCTAAGCATAACTCACAGTTGCACAGATACTTTCATACAACAGAGGCAAAGTTTAGCGTTTTGACCAATGGGATTATCTATCGGTTTTACACCGATACAGAGAAACCCAACATCATGGATGAAAAATCATTTTTTGAGTTCAACATGTTGGACTTCCACGAATCCAATATTAATGAACTCAAGCGTTTTTCCAAATCAAGCTTTAATTCGGGTGAATTGGAAGATGTTGCCAGGAATCTTCTCTATACTAAAGAAATTAAGCGTATCATGACAGAGCAACTGGCTGACCCATCTCCTGAATTCGTTAAGTTTTTTGCCAGTCAAGTCTATTCTGGGAGGCTGGCTGCATCGGTTATGGAAAGGTTCACAGATATAACCAGACGGTCACTAAAAGAATTTATTAACGAGCGCATTACAGAAAGGCTAGCGGCTGCTATTAACACACCAGAAACCTCTACACCATCAACTGAAGGGCAAGAGGTTGAATCTGAATCCTCTTCAGACGAAGGAATAGTGACCACAGAAGAAGAGTTGGAAGCTTTTCATATCGTCAAAGCGATTCTACGTGAAGTTGTAGATATTGGACGTATTGAGTACAAAGACACCAAAAGCTATTTTGGTGTTAATCTAGATGGCAAGGCAACAAAAACTATTTGCCGACTGCGGCTTTTTCCTACAAAAAAATCTATTGCCATTATTGATTCTGAAGGGAAAGAAGCCAAGAAAGTCCTCTCAAGCTTGAATGAAATTTATGGGGTTGCAGGAATATTAAAAGACAGAGCTAGATATCTAGCCCAAGATGAGACAA
- a CDS encoding DUF433 domain-containing protein, with protein MNYQEIITLEPGKRGGKPCIRGMRITVYDILEYLASDMSQEEILEDFPYLTKTDILACLWFAAQRERLTVTVQP; from the coding sequence ATGAATTACCAAGAAATCATCACCTTAGAACCCGGAAAGCGTGGCGGTAAGCCCTGCATTAGAGGGATGCGAATCACGGTCTATGATATTTTAGAATACCTCGCATCCGACATGAGCCAAGAGGAAATTCTAGAAGACTTTCCCTATCTGACTAAAACAGACATCCTCGCTTGTCTTTGGTTTGCCGCTCAACGCGAACGTCTTACCGTTACCGTTCAACCGTGA